The sequence below is a genomic window from Microcoleus sp. bin38.metabat.b11b12b14.051.
AACGGTACTTTCGCATCCACAGAAGAAATCCGCGATACCTTTAAAGACGAATTTCCAAAATTCAGCGAACAAGCTCTGAAAGCTGCTGTCGAAGCCAACCAGCCGCCCGGATTGTTCAATAAAATCATCTTGGCTGGCGGTTTGCTGGGTGGCGCAGCCGGGATAATTTGGCTGATTAACCTGCCTTTCCCGATGATTCGCTGGCCCGTGGCGAACACCATGCCGATATTGCTGTTGCCCAGCTTTATCAGTATGGATTACGATTACCGACAGGCGATCGCCCTTGTGGAACAATCCGATCAACTGGTTAACAAAGCTACTGCTGCGGCAGATTTCGACTTGGGCGAAAGTAAAGTCAAACAAGCCCAAAAACACCTCGATGCTTTACCAGTGTGGTTCCTCGGCTACTATCCACAAACTTACTGCTCTTTTTCCGGTTGCACTTGGCGCTTTACAGTCGATGAATTTCAAGCAGCCCGCAAAAATATCGGGCGGATGGATGCTCAAATTTTTCAGCAAAAAAATGCTTTTATTGAGTTAAATAGAGTCGAAGAAAGTCTCAAGGCGGCGAAACAGCAGTACCAGCAAGGAAAAACTGCCGCCGACAGGCAAAAAGCGACGGCAAATTGGCAAAGTGCGATCGATTTACTCAACCAAATTCCCGCCGAAACCCTCGCCGGAAAAACCGCTAAGCAAAAACTGCAAGCAGCAGAAAGAGACTTTCAAGCAATGGGAGGAATCGCCACCGGTTCCGTGCGCGCCGACAACTTAATCGAAGCAGCTAAAGAATTTGCTCTTTCCGCCGCCGTCGCCTCCCAAAAACCGCCGCATCCAGCCGCCCAATGGGAGCAAATAGCAGGATTGTGGACAGAAGGAATTAACCGATTGAAAATGGTTCCTCTGGATAATCCGGGCTATCTCGATGCTCAAACTAAACTCGCTGAATATCAGAAAAATCTCGGAATTTCTCAGATTAGACTGCAAGCAGAAAAGGATTCTGAAAAAGCTTTTATCGAAGCTAAAAGCTTGTTTGCAAGTTTGCAAAATAACTTAAATTCTCCCAGTCAAAAAGCCAGTAACTCCCTCGGTCAATTGCAGCAAATTATCAATCAATTAGAATCGGTGAAACCTGGAACAACTGTTTATCCCGAATCTCAAAAATGGCTGCAATCTGCTCGGAAAAAACAGCAAGAATGGCAAAAATAATTAAATAGTAGTAGGTTTGTAGTGAGGACTTTAGTCCTGATTTCTGCGGACGCCAGGACGCACTACGAACGAATCTGATTGCCCTTAATCGAGTCCTGATTTTTGCGGACGCCAGGACGCACTACGAACCGATAAGATTAGTTTGTAGTGAGGACTTTAGTCCTTCATGAATGCGGACTCAAGTCCGCACTACGAACGAATCTGATTGCGGTTAATGGAGCGGACATCATAGCAGAGAATTTGTACTCGCGCACCACGCAAAATCAAGGTGTATCACGATTGAAATATTTAACGCTACGATCGCATTTCTGCACTGTCACACACCCTACCTTAAAATTGCTAGGTTCTCACAACTAACGGCGGATCAGTCGCAAAGCTCGATCGCAATACCGCATCGGGCACCGACGGAAATAACCTCATGAATAAAAAATAGATCCGTTACAGATAAATGCTTTGATTCCCATACTTAACTGTCAACTGTCAACTGTCAACTGTCAACTGCTATATATCGATTACCAAGTAGGATCGACATACAGATTAATTGTAACTTGCTTTTTCCCGGAAGGAATGCCGGAAATACAAGCACAAATCGTATCTCCGCCGTCAATTTCTACTTCGCAAGCGTGACAAGAACCCATCATACAACCAGTAGGAATAGAAACCCCTGCACGTTTTGCAACATCTAGCAACAGCTCTCCCGGTTCTGCTTCCACTGTCACATTATCTGGTAAAAAAACAATCTTTGTCATTTAATTTTTACTCCTGATATAATACCATTTTTTCAAA
It includes:
- a CDS encoding 2Fe-2S iron-sulfur cluster binding domain-containing protein — protein: MTKIVFLPDNVTVEAEPGELLLDVAKRAGVSIPTGCMMGSCHACEVEIDGGDTICACISGIPSGKKQVTINLYVDPTW